A DNA window from Acidobacteriota bacterium contains the following coding sequences:
- a CDS encoding bifunctional oligoribonuclease/PAP phosphatase NrnA translates to MITSHIRPDGDGLGSGLALYWMLRNLGKDVEVVLRDRVPPAYNVLPASDLVIVQDDVSESYDAAFIIECSDVERPGLPGLKDQFVVNIDHHSTTGPFGDINWIDPTAAAVGEMIYNLCKALGVEVTKQIAECIYTALLTDTGSFHFSNTTERTLKIASELVRLGVEPARISQALFYSGSFSKVKLLGLVLSNIERDESGRIAWITVDRATMYEASACEEDSDGIVNQALSIGEVEAVAFFKELAPGSYRISLRSKGKNNVAKVAELFGGGGHRNAAGCRIEGDFEEVKRRIIEGLQNCVGVAPVSA, encoded by the coding sequence ATGATCACGTCGCACATTCGCCCCGATGGGGACGGGCTGGGTTCAGGCCTTGCTCTCTACTGGATGCTGAGAAACCTCGGCAAAGACGTAGAAGTCGTTCTGCGCGATCGTGTGCCCCCGGCTTACAACGTGCTGCCCGCATCGGATCTGGTCATAGTTCAGGACGATGTGTCTGAGAGCTACGATGCCGCCTTCATCATTGAATGCAGCGACGTTGAGCGCCCCGGATTGCCGGGCCTCAAGGACCAATTCGTCGTCAACATCGATCATCATTCCACTACCGGTCCTTTTGGCGACATTAATTGGATCGACCCGACAGCGGCCGCGGTCGGAGAGATGATCTACAACCTCTGCAAAGCGCTGGGCGTCGAGGTGACGAAACAAATTGCCGAATGCATCTACACCGCATTGCTCACCGACACCGGAAGCTTTCATTTCTCGAACACAACCGAACGAACCTTGAAGATCGCCTCGGAGCTGGTACGCCTCGGCGTCGAGCCTGCGCGCATCTCACAAGCGCTGTTCTATTCAGGCTCCTTTTCGAAGGTCAAACTGCTGGGCCTTGTGCTCTCAAACATCGAGCGCGACGAATCGGGGCGTATCGCGTGGATCACAGTGGATCGCGCTACTATGTACGAGGCCAGTGCCTGTGAAGAAGATTCTGACGGCATCGTCAACCAGGCGCTATCGATTGGTGAGGTTGAAGCCGTCGCCTTCTTCAAGGAGCTCGCGCCGGGCTCATACCGGATAAGCCTTCGCTCGAAAGGCAAGAACAACGTGGCCAAAGTGGCGGAGCTATTCGGGGGCGGGGGCCATCGCAACGCCGCCGGTTGTCGTATCGAAGGTGACTTCGAAGAGGTCAAGCGGCGCATCATCGAAGGACTTCAGAATTGCGTAGGCGTCGCACCGGTATCAGCATAG